The stretch of DNA CAGGTGGCCGCCTGCTGCCTGCTGCTGCCCCGCTTCCTGCTCACGGCGCTGATGCTGTGGCTGCTGGATTTCCAGTGCATCAGGAGGAGGGTCCTGGTAACCGCCAGGGAGGAGAGCAGCCCGGAGCTGGAGGACCCCCCGCTGTGCGTGTCCGACTCCAACCGTATGTGCACAGTGGAGTCGCTGCGAGCGGTCTGGCACGGACAGAAGCTGGACTACTTCAAGTCTGCGCACCTGGGCAGCTCTGCCCCCAACACTGAGGTGGTGATGCTGGAAGGGCGCAGGCTGTGCAGGATCCTGGATTTCTCCCAGGGCAAGAGACCGCTGGTTGTCAATTTCGGCAGCTGCACCTGACCCCCATTCATGGCTCGCCTGCAAGCCTACCGCCGCCTGGCAGCCCAACACGTCGGCACGGCAGATTTCCTGCTGGTCTATATAGAGGAAGCGCACCCGTCCGACGGCTGGGTCAGCACCGACGCCTCCTACCAAATCCCCCAGCACCAGTGCCTGCAGGACCGCTTGGCGGCGGCTCAGCTCATGCTCCAAGGTGTGCCGGGCTGCAGGGTGGTGGCGGACACCATGGACAATTCATCCAACGCCGCCTACGGTGCCTACTTTGAGAGACTTTACATTATCCTGGAGGGCAAGGTGGTGTACCAGGGAGGGCGGGGGCCGGAAGGCTACAAGATCTCGGAACTGAGGATGTGGTTGGAGCAGTACCAGCAGGGCACGATTGGTACCTCGGGCACCGGCCATGTGGTCATCCAAGTCTAATCAGTGGCATTGAATGAAGGGGAGGAAAGTAACCCAGTACTGTAACCAgcagtattatattatatataggcaGGTGGAACCTGTTAGGTGAAGCCACTCATCTCCTTGGGCATCAATGATTGCGACCAAACGACTCATCCTAAAATACCGATGCGACAAATGTTGATGTGTAGTAAGCTGCAAGGCAAGGGCATCCCATCTGCGCACCTCTGGCTGCGGCTGAATTGCAACTTCCAACACTTCCTGACCCATTAGGGAGCTGGAAGGAGTTGTAATTGAAGAGCTGCTGGAGGGTCGCGGCTTGGATGTCATTGCCAGAATAAGCTACAgtgactgtctgtctgtctgtccttgcTCCTTTCCCCACTTGTGTGCGACTAGTGCTGTGTGAATTGGGGCGGGAGTACAAGGTGCGTGTCACTGGAGCCTCCCACACTGACTCTGCAGGTGTTTGCAAATGACGACCGATTTTGAAATGGTTTCACGGCCAAAAACTCGTGTCTGACACCCCTTCCTTCCCCAAACTACCTGCAGGCTCCGGTGTCGGGCTCCTCCAGTGGATTTATTTATGTGATTTTTGTAAGCAGACTTTTATATAAAGGATTTTTTACGATTAAAAACTTAGCACAAAGGCGATGTTCTGTGTGTTGCACTGATTGCCCAATTCCTATTAATAACTGTATGTAAGTACTTGCTCTAACTTGTCCGTTCAATGGCTGTCGCTGCAATGCACGTCCGACAGGGGGCGCGACAGAACgcagcagacccccccccccccccaggtactaGCTCTCTGTGCAGCCAAATAGCGATGGGGATGTGGGAAAGGACTACGGTTTCTCCCCTCCTGAGGAACAGAGAAATGTAATTGTGGGTCATTTTGGGCAATGTGAGCATCAGTGATAGTAGCTTCCAGACTACATTTAACAaggtaacatttaaataaaaaaatatatataattaatatgcaCTAAGCTGTAGGGAGGAcataatgatataatatataattaggtTCATTAGATCCATGGAATTGATTTTTATGAGAGTGAGAAAATTGGTGTTTTAATCCAATGTAAATATAAGCAAACTGGGTCTCCATCCAAACTGCTGGTAAATGGCAGGTACAAATGTAATGCTTGGAGGAGGGAAGGGAAGCATGGCTATTGAGGATGTTGTGCTGAGGCAGTTGAACCACTCCTTGTGCATGACTGAGCACATGTACCCCGCACACCTTCCTTTTATCTGTCCTCTGGTGACTTAGCCACAAGCAGAGCGTTCCTTTATTACAGTAGAAAAACTGCATTGTTTAAAGCTGCCTTCCCACATCAACTGCCAAAACCTCCAGCTCCTCCACTTCTCCAGGCTTGTTACCGACTGGCTTCCTTCCATTAGTACAGTAATAAGAGTTTAGCCCCATGCATGTTGTACTGCAGGTGTGGGATCTaatatctgcaaacccattatacGGAAAACTCCGAACTATGCCATTTACCCTCTTATACTATTTAAAGGGGCAATGCACCTTGAAATAAACTTTTGTTACGGTGTAGACAGTTTTAGGGTATAATATagttgcaattagtcttcatttttatttttactaggttttgacattacagtatatacattttttgttctgcagattTGAGACTTGGAATTGAAAATGTCAATCTGTTTCTTTAAGGTGATGGCAGACCGTTGTAAATCTGCTCTACCGTGGTCAACTAATCTCCTGAAAATTTCCTTCCAGCAGTGCCTTTTGCCAGTGGTGCCCAATGCATGGTGCCGAATGCATGCCCCCCCAGCTCTTCATCATCCTCCCTGCCCCAGCCACAGTGAAGCGATAAGCAGTGGGGTGCTGAGGAGTGGCATGTGGGGATTCTCAATGGAAACAATGCGCTATGGCGATGAGCCATAAAGATAAGGTTTAAGAATAAGTAGAATAATTAAGCTGAGTACTActagtttttggttgctaggctcAGTGACCCCATCCACCAGACAGCATATGCAGTAGCAGAATAGGAAGGCTAATATTTAAAACAcatccaaaataaaaaattaaaaccaaccaAAACATTGCTTATAATATGTTATAGGATATGTTGTtcaaaatcatactaaaagttaatttcaaggtcaactttccctttaaataaacagttCTTCATTTGGTAGCAATTTCATTATACTTTACAGTAAGGAGACAATAGTTTGTGCTtgctggtaactaagctgcataagaCCATGTTGATGGTGAAACAGCATTATTAAGATTGGAGCATGGAAATCCTGACTGTGTGCCggtatgttaaggtggccatacacaggtatattcagctgctgattcaggttcGTCAGATTGATTTGGCagcttttctgcctgtgtatgagcaccCCCGGCGGGCCTGCCCTACCAATATCTGTTgtaaaattggccagattttgatcaggcaggtttataCTTTCCGTTGGATCGGGCActacatcggctcgttgatgcagtgtCCGACAGTTCCTATGCCGCCactgtaattcgattgtttggcccaccTTGCATGGCCGCTTTTAGTTGCCCCTCCAGtgaatatatcagtatatcagtcaTATCAGTCACAGTTTCAAGGTAACCTAGGACAGAATAAATTTTCAgatcaaatctcaccctaactgaccttaaaGCTGGGCTTTCAGCTGTATGTAGGAGACCAAATAGCCATTCTCTCCAGTTCTCACCATAACTGGCCTACAGGTGACTGGGAAAACTTCAGTTTCAAATAGGTAAGGCGGTGTCCTTTTCATGTCCTTTGACATGATATCCTTGTTACTATGTATATGAAGAATTTTTCTATATGAAGCATTTTTGGAATTCTCTGCATTGCGTGATTGTTAAATTGCAGCCTCTTCCCTCTCAGGGTCTCTCAGCTCCTCCCATCAAGAAGTCATTGAACCAGTGAAATACAAAAAATCGTAATCATACTGATACTAAATGTTAGTTCTGTGACCAAGGAGATAAAGGAGACATGGGCAAGTAGTATAACATCATATACTGGTGATCTACAACCTCTTCACAGTCAAAGGCTGAGGGCCCACCAGTTTCCCATGCCTGAGACAGAGTGATTGGCCAAGATCCATAGCAACAATCACAAAAACAGACTGGGccagaaaaaacccggtgggccccaccggcccagacctgatccctgctgtCGCTCCCCTGGCCCACTGATCTCCCTCTACCAACACGCCCTAAGGTGTCAATAAAGTACACTCACTATGGGGAGGGGGTTGGGCGGGTGGATTTTGAATGCATGCAGTGCTGTTTAGGAAGTGGTAGAATAATTTAGCACTGACCATGATACAATTACACCCACTTGCATATTTACCAAAGGCTTGTACCAATCCACAAATCATGAGTTTGTGCTATAGTTTGGTTTCCCTTAGCTACTAAGGCAAAATCAAGGAAAAATCCCCCAGGCTTTGACCAAGCTGAATACCAACTGGTTTGTCATCATTATTAACATACTTGTCAAAAAATAACACTATTTTAGTGTAATCTGCTCATTCCTAATGAACCATGCTCACTGTGTGTCCTATAACCTGTCAGTGCTACTTTTTTGGTCAGTGCCAGGCAGGACCTTTTGATTGCTGCAACTCATATCAGCGGCCACACCCACAATCCACTGCAGATCACTTCCCCTCTAATTAAAAAGGGAAAGCATCATGAGTTGCTTACATAGTCTATTATTATCTATAAACTTAAATTTCCAGGTGATAATTACCTGTGTAGGGCAATCTGTGGCACATCCTATTTGTGTTATTGGCTAGGAACAAGATGTTCTGTACATCACAATGGTTTTTATGGGTTCCTCTGTGGCATCTATTTGTAGATCAGGCATGATAAATACAATAACTCCACTTTCTTTAGAATCATAGATACCACACTGCTGTTCTATACAAACACTGAAGGGCAGGTCCAACAAtttgcataaaatatatatattttttccaatgTATAAACGTGAAAAGAAAAAATGACTTTAACTGAGTATAAATAGTAGGCAGAGCATATTTAAACAAGTCGTCACTCCTGACTCTTGGCAAAGAAAGAGCTACTAAAAGTTAAAAGTCTTTCAGATCATATAACTGCCAAGCCACCGCACCATGTCAAGGATCAGTTTTATGATCCGAAAACCCccatttttttccaaatgtatATACTTGCACGGAATGAGTTACTACTAAAACATGGGGCCAGGGGATATGCATTAATTAATCACTTTCTTTCATTGTATGTTTAAAGCAAATTTCGCCAGGTCAGTCGCACcctattttcctttaaaggaaaaactatacccccaaacaatgtaggtctctgtaaaaatatattgcataaacaagctcatatgtaaaaccctgcttcatctaaataaaccattttcttaaaaatattgttttttagcattatgtgctattgggtactactaatagaaaattgccattttaagaattaagggccgcctcctaggattcacagtgcacacaaacaagccaaggcacacatacatgctaggccccatcagccaattaatgagcAAAGATCTGccctttactcccacactacttcctgttacagttagagctgcattatttctggtcatgtgatctctgagggaacacacagcccatcactaaatggtggctcaagggaaagaatataaaagggcaatttttactgatatatattccagtttggcgagagtctttaataggtcacttaacataatataaacgatctgttggtttagtattcattcttggggtatagttttcctttaaggtgactGCCCCTACAACACCATTTGTCATTATATTTTGCAAATAGTCTTAGTTTTGGGCAAGAAATGCCTAAAGGATTGCTAGAAGTTTTATACATCAGCAAAGGCTTGAGCTCCTGTTACTATCTCTATTGTACTAATACTTAAACAATGTACACACGTTTTGGAGTGCCATGTTCCTCTGCAGCAGGGTTCTATTTGCATGAAATGCATTGTCTAAGGCAGATTATGCCACTGTGAGGTGGGGTTTGCTCAAGAGCATACACTTTGGTGTCCCTAGGGGACCCTTTTCTAAAAGAACCAGCAGTGTGTTTTCCAGTCACAATACCCAGCGTACCATTGGCCTACAAGTTTTAATCTggtcaatataatataataggaAACACTTTAGGAAACCAGAAGACTCCATGTCCTAAAGCAAAGAGAGAAATATCAAGAAACGTGCAATATGTAtgtctaaaggtgaccatacacaggcagatttaagggCTTGCTGGTGTGCCTACCCAATTGATTCTGTATCTAGCCGAAAATAAGCCAGATGTCAATGCACTAGCCGCAGTTGTGAatgtttttgctgtttcacaaatttttcagcagtttcgcaaatttttcggcaaagcaaaatggcacagattcgctcatcattactacTGATGTAAAAGTGAATAAGTCTACGTTACAAAGAGGTTGCACAAACTAGATCTACATGGTAGGTGTGCCAGGAGGAAACATCAGGGCTAGATTAAAGTTTTCCCCTGATTGGGGCAAAGAACATGACTTCTGGAGCAATGTGTTCTGGCAACAAACGAGAGGATATGTTTTGCAGAAACCAAAGAGACCATTTCACCAGAAGAACTGGATACCAACTGTAAAGCATGGTGGTGGGAATGTTATGGTTTGGGGCTGCTTTGCTGCATCAGGGCCTGTGCATTAGTGAGGATCATGTGAGACCATTTGTCATAATACTAAAACTGAACCAGTAGACCTTCCAGCATGACAATGTACCTAAACTTTTTAGTAAATCCACCAAGAAATTACTGAAAAATTGAGTTCTGGGTTCTGGAATGGCTAGATTACTTGCACAGCAATGTATTAATTTTTACTGAAAAAAGGTTTTTCTATAACAGGAAACAAAGATTTGCACCTGAAGCAATTCCATCATTGTGTACAGCTGCATTTTATTGCCTCCGGCCAGAAAGCATGACAGCCCTTTGATAATGACATATCACTCTATCAATATTTACACCCAGAAAGGTTCTGACTAATTTCCagacaaacatatatacatattcattAGTTATTTGGAAAGTTTTAATAAGATTATGTTCACAAAGTTTTTTGCCTATTTATAGAAATGCTGGTAaattatagggcttatttacaaacttaCTTTCCTAGTTGCATCACTGCAGTTACCCACATTAACAAAGCAGATCATTGCTTTCAAGCTAATTAAATGAGAACTATgcttaaatgtggccatacactataagatccactcgtttggcgaggttggcAATATTAGAAATATTGGAATAATCCAATAATCCCTCAGGCCAAATGATTAAATTACAATGATGGGTACAGAACCTGTCAGAGCGAGGACTGCATcgatgagccaatgcagtccctgatctgacgggaaaatcaaacctgccaatctAAGGCCAGATAAAGGTCGGAGAGGCCTGTCGGGGtacccacacatgggcagataagctggcaagatgttctgaaggacccaaattggcagacCATATATGGACAcctttagatagatagatataaaaatgtaaaggtaaactaaaccctaaaataaaaaatggctaGAACTgctacattttatatactgaacttactgcactagcctaaaggtttagcatcccTATAATGTAATGATCCAGGCAACATGTGACAGGAGCTCACCATCATGAATTTGATTAGGAGTGTCAAtgacatacacacatgcacagctaagcttaggggtcattgcaaaccAGCAAATAAAAATTAAGGTTCATTAGTCCTATAAGcatatgctacagggctgattattgaattctaatgctaattgtaGTGGTTTCTAAATTGTAATGAGAATTTGAATAAATTACTTATCAACTGTCTATAATGACTTTTATGTCCGatccatacagtatattgtaagttggTCACTAAGCTctgtctgtaaaaataaaattctgcTTTGGATTTTACACACCTGTGTAGAAGGCTACTCAATGAGTTTCTGCTCTTGTATAGCTGGTTAACTCTACACCCCTAGCTGAAGACTCAGGGCAGTGCACCTAAGCCCCTCTTTGACAGTGGTGAGTTACCTTTGGGGCTGATGACAATATGTTGTGGTCCCTAAgctctgccctacttctttgttaagatttcattctcctttaaatgagaaactgcTTTTTTCCAACAGCTTCTAAGTAATATAGCAATCTGGATATTCTTGTTTCTGAAAAGGTGTTTTATGTTGCTGTTTCTTGACCCTTTGGGGACCAGCATACAACTGGGGATGGGGGCTTGCACCCCATATGGCCCCTTTCACCCAATGCCTTCCTTGGTGCTATTTTATGATGGATTACTGCAGTGTCATATAGTGAAGCAGCCTGGGCCCTCTTGAATCTAGATTGGGGTAAGAGATGATCCACATCAGGGGTCAGGTATGGCATTATTAGTGATTTCCACTATTGACTACCATTATCGGCACCCTCCAGTATGTACCTATATAAGCACTGACAGCCATGACAAGATAGGGCAGGTGTTTAACAGAGGCTTAATCACTGGGGAAATTTGAGACATCCTCAGGGTTATAATGCTAATAAACACTGCTAATTATACACAGTACTTTACAAATCATTTTACATGCACAGCAAGTCCAGGTCTTGAAGTGCTTATGGTTTATTGTGTATGTTTTGTCCTTTTGCCTCTGGTCTGAAGCAGAATATCACTCCTAGCTTATGCTGGCAGTACAGAGATGAATGTCAAAGGATCCGCTTAGCCCATGGATTCATATAACACACGTGGATGGTCTATCTTCGTCTGCTAAGTCTGATGGAGGCTATATACCAAAATGATTTTTATTGCTAAGCAATTACATCTGATTTGAACAGACTGAGTTTGAAttgctaaaaataatgaaaatgactcctcaaaatatacATATCCAATATCAGTCAGCTTTCATTAAATCAATGCATATGGCCAGCCCAGCTTTAAGAGAAAGTCATAGCTTTTTCCATAGATTTACTAAAGTCTAATATGAACTATATAAAGACCTTTGTCAAAGCAATGGAAAGCCCAAAAGGGAGCAGCTTCAGTCTTGAAGCAACATTTAAACTAATGCTGAGTTtgtatttggttttttttcagcAACATTTGATTGGCATCTGTAATCAAGTTTAAATGCTCATGTGATGTTTACCTAAATCTTGCCAACAAAGCCCGAGGTCATTCTGAAGGAATTCTTTAGAGAGGGTGTGTTAAAAACTTGCCTTACACATACCCACCTACCTTTTCATCTAAATGACATATTATGTTGTTAGAGCGAAATACTGGCATTTTGCCTGTAGCTTCCTTCATTCATAGTATGCCCTAGATGCACCAGCAGAAACTGCATTTTTAGGATTGCCTTATGTAACCCAGCCCCCCCGCTAGACTAATTAATACAAAGATTTTTGTTCCCAGAGCTTACAGGAAACTTTAcaaattattatattgtatatgaaGAATACTCAATAGAATACCTGTGGTATTTGactggccaccttaagtggataTAGATAGCCAGAGTGTCAGGACACAAGTATAATATTGTTGTGGCTACTGATTTAGCCATTAAGATACAATACAAACATTTTTGAAAGAGGCTTCCATAAAAACTAGAGCATGTGtgaatgagaaaaaaatgctacattatttAGGGTTACTTAATACATTTCTGTGGATGTGAGTGTGTTTGTGAAGTAATGTTTTGTACAACCTTTCTGTCTTTGTCTAATCACATTAAAGGGAATTCTTTCATTGGGTTATTGGTGTTTTTAACTTGTCTAGTAGCCTAGACATTTTATGAGCAAGATTGAAGACATATAAGCAGCAGTGACCTAATAATACTTGGTTGTCGGGCCTAACAGACACTTTCTAACACTGGCACAGACTTTCACTACAAATACACCAAATGACCTCCATGATGGTGTGCTGGGGAGGCAGTCAGGCAGAAATCTACAGTCGTAGGCAATTTGCATCTATATCAAATGGGTCCCATAgggtataaataaatacttttcaaAAACATTGGGACAGGGGCATGTTTCCCACTGTGTTGCATAACTTTCTCTTTTAGCAATGCTCTGTAACCATTTGGGAACTAAGGAGACCATTTGCTCTAATTTTGTAAGTGAAATGTTGCCCCATTCTTGACTGATGTGCAAGCTACCCATCTGCACGCCATACCATCATGGATGCTGTGCGCTGATTCTCTGGATGCTCTTAATCTTCATGAGGAAAAGCCCACATTCTTTgaaatttttatggttttattaaaTTGTTACTATATTTACCTGTGTATAGTCTCACAGGGTGGTGCACCCCCCATACCTTTATTATTGCGAGACCCAGTCTCTCTGGAATCCACTCTTTTTAGCATTACACAACTTTTCCAGTCTTTTGTTGCCtcgtcccaactttttttttaaacatgttgctggcatcaaattcacaATGAGcgtatatttttcagaaaacaataacatttcttacATTCAACATGTGATATGTTGTGTTTGTACTATTCACAATGATCTTTTTATTTCCGTTTTACTTTTTTGAAAATGGGGTTGTAAATAAACTTGTTACAATTCCACACAAAATATCTTTCAAGACAGAACTCATATGTAGGTACACTTTACCTTTAACCATCAAAAATAAGATTTCAAGTTCCACACAGAAGCAATGAAACAGATCCTGAAACAAATTCTGTACCATATTATGTGTGCATACATTTCATATATAGGAATAAGGATattggatattattattattattacaaagacgCCAGCTTTTCTCTCGCCAATACCTCAGCGACATCTTGCTTACTCTTCCAGATTCCGTGGTTTGTTTAGACAGGCACTTGTATCCAAAACAAGCCCACAAAGAAGCACCACTTCCTCTGAATTGACTATTAACTGCTaagagaaaggaaaagaaaaggaatTCTATGGAAAGGGGTTAGAATTGATTCCAGCAGATTAATTCATGATAACATATGGAAATCATTGGCATTGATTATGCTACCAAGTATATTCCCCTGATCTTTCCTGGTGGTCTCACATCGCACTGAATAAAATCTCATAGCTTGGTATGTTTTGCCACAAAAAGAATAACTTGCAAGCCTACCGCACTTAGCCATTTGTGTTTCCAAAACATTCATTTTTGTGCATATGGTATTTCAACTATTTCTGCATTTCTGTGCTAACCAGTTCAGAAATAAagagtaaatatataaaattcagATATATCATGGAACAAGCAAATAGCAAAGTATCTTCAGAGGCTATTAATAGCCCATTAACCCACTAATTAGTACATTTAGGTTATCAGCTTTTACACTGAATGAAAAGCCTCCTGCAGATCTCTGATTTATTTGTGAATGTAGTTGGAATGACTACTTGTATGTAAAATTGCATTCGGGTATCATATCCACTGAGTTTTATTACTACGCTTTAGTGCAAGTAGAAACACAATGAGGAAAGTCAAACGCCATGCCATGACTTACACAAAGAGCTGCAATAGGTATCCGCTCTACTTAGTGTTTCATCTCTATGTGAATGCAATTTGCACAGGGTATTAGATTTCCTGGGTGATGGAACTGAAGTTCTGTGCTGAATACAAAATGGGGCACTATAAGTGCGGTGCTTGTATGCTCTACATCTAAAATGGCTTGTGATGAATATGATTGTGCTGTACTGTATGTTTTACTGTGATAGGAAAAATAGAATTGGGACTGATGTATGAAGTAACTAACCACTTCACAAGTGGCATTACCTCCTAAGTAACCAGAAATAGTTTTGCTAAGGATGTCAATAGTCACGTTCAAGAGGCCACCTCCTGACTGTCTTTAGTTTGATTCCCAGTACTGCAGAGatagtattttttgtttttccctgTCAAGTCAACAAGTGGGTTCTGTCATGTTATCTCAGGTAACTAAAATAAAACTTAGCACATTGGCAGTGACAGACACAACacaattttgcacaatttactaCTTGTCAGGTATAAAAGTATTCATTTGAATAAGTAAACGCTACAAGGAACTAAGAAGAGATTTAGTTAACAGACAATACCTGTTTTCCAAGTTTTAATCCCTTAGGTGCATTGCATTATGGTTGACACTTTTCTGGATCTGAGGTGGATGAAAGGAAATGCTCTGTAAAGAAATCTtacaatctttttattttttttggggggggagggagttcatGGTGCACAGCTCAGATTCCACCATTTGCTGATTTAGCAAAATTGACAGATTTTGATTCACAACATGCCCT from Xenopus tropicalis strain Nigerian chromosome 8, UCB_Xtro_10.0, whole genome shotgun sequence encodes:
- the dio3 gene encoding thyroxine 5-deiodinase (UGA stop codon recoded as selenocysteine), with the translated sequence MLHCAGPHTSKLLKQVAACCLLLPRFLLTALMLWLLDFQCIRRRVLVTAREESSPELEDPPLCVSDSNRMCTVESLRAVWHGQKLDYFKSAHLGSSAPNTEVVMLEGRRLCRILDFSQGKRPLVVNFGSCTUPPFMARLQAYRRLAAQHVGTADFLLVYIEEAHPSDGWVSTDASYQIPQHQCLQDRLAAAQLMLQGVPGCRVVADTMDNSSNAAYGAYFERLYIILEGKVVYQGGRGPEGYKISELRMWLEQYQQGTIGTSGTGHVVIQV